Proteins from a single region of Alphaproteobacteria bacterium:
- a CDS encoding AI-2E family transporter — translation MRSTFLSSAFVPLAAFLICGALVIAGLVYGADLLVPLAAAGLLAATLAPLVQRLKHAGVPRVATVVLCVSLLVSGFTFVAAVIGTQVADLARDLPKYEFSMRVKLRAIARDLPEEGVIGQAAATLQRLGRDLEKSAAPAPRPPDGGAPPVAVQVQAPPLTPGEIAGGIIGRIAHPAISLGLAVLLLVFLLLEHEQFAHRLSRSFGESRMEHVRAAFDDIVLNIGRYLQAMLALNTTFGVVIGLGLFALGVPNALLWGLVGAVLRLVPYAGVPLASIGPLLVAIAVGDGWLVPILVLVLFLGLELVIGNLVEPILYGSRAGLSPLVLLLAAAFWGAVWGGIGLMLSTPLTVCLAVLGRHVPQLRFVSELVGAEPKFNPQYDRLRRKRVAKA, via the coding sequence ATGCGCTCGACGTTCCTTTCGTCGGCCTTCGTGCCGCTGGCGGCTTTCCTCATCTGCGGCGCGCTGGTCATCGCCGGCCTGGTTTACGGCGCCGATCTGCTGGTGCCGCTGGCGGCGGCCGGGCTGCTGGCCGCCACCCTGGCGCCGCTGGTGCAACGGCTGAAGCACGCCGGCGTGCCGCGCGTGGCCACCGTGGTCCTCTGTGTCAGCCTGCTGGTGAGCGGCTTCACCTTCGTCGCCGCGGTGATCGGCACCCAGGTCGCCGATCTCGCGCGCGACCTGCCGAAATACGAATTCTCCATGCGCGTGAAGCTGCGCGCCATCGCCCGCGACCTGCCCGAGGAGGGTGTGATCGGCCAGGCCGCCGCCACCCTGCAGCGCCTGGGCCGCGACCTGGAGAAGAGCGCCGCGCCGGCGCCCAGGCCGCCCGACGGCGGCGCGCCGCCGGTCGCGGTGCAGGTGCAGGCGCCGCCGCTGACGCCGGGCGAGATCGCCGGCGGCATCATCGGCCGCATCGCCCATCCGGCGATCAGCCTGGGCCTGGCCGTGCTGCTGCTGGTCTTCCTGCTGCTCGAGCACGAGCAATTCGCCCACCGCCTGTCGCGCTCCTTCGGCGAGAGCCGCATGGAGCACGTACGCGCCGCCTTCGACGACATCGTGCTCAATATCGGCCGCTACCTGCAGGCCATGCTGGCGCTCAACACCACCTTCGGCGTCGTCATCGGGCTGGGCCTGTTCGCGCTGGGCGTGCCCAACGCGCTGCTCTGGGGCCTGGTCGGCGCCGTGCTGCGCCTGGTGCCCTATGCCGGCGTGCCGCTGGCCTCGATCGGCCCGCTTCTCGTGGCCATCGCCGTGGGCGATGGCTGGCTGGTACCGATCCTCGTGCTGGTGCTGTTCCTCGGGCTGGAGCTGGTGATCGGCAACCTCGTCGAGCCGATCCTCTACGGCAGCCGCGCCGGGCTGTCGCCGCTGGTGCTGCTGCTCGCCGCCGCCTTCTGGGGCGCGGTGTGGGGCGGCATCGGCCTGATGCTGAGCACGCCGCTCACCGTCTGCCTCGCCGTGCTCGGCCGCCACGTGCCGCAGCTGCGCTTCGTCTCCGAGCTGGTCGGCGCCGAGCCCAAGTTCAACCCGCAATACGACCGCCTGCGCCGCAAGCGTGTCGCCAAGGCATAG